In Nitrospirota bacterium, a single genomic region encodes these proteins:
- a CDS encoding SDR family oxidoreductase has product MASILKGKVALVTAAAGAGIGHATVRAFAELGADVVVTDIHEGRTKQFCTDLEKEFGRPFLGLAVDVTKEDQVNLAVSETHERYGRIDILVNNAARNVPKPVWEMPTETWRFILEVCLTSQFFFIRAALPNMIERKSGCIINVSSGAAWVPFKWGDSAYSAAKAGVLALTRAVAAEVGPYNIRVNAIAPDLIWNDHLAKIYPPEYFDDLKKMSVTGKTGRPEDMARIALFLATDTYLTGQVINGSGGIYMHP; this is encoded by the coding sequence ATGGCTAGTATCTTGAAAGGCAAAGTCGCCCTAGTCACCGCTGCCGCCGGCGCGGGGATCGGCCACGCCACCGTGCGCGCTTTTGCGGAATTGGGCGCCGATGTGGTGGTGACCGACATCCACGAGGGGCGAACGAAGCAATTTTGCACCGACTTGGAGAAAGAATTCGGAAGGCCCTTCCTGGGTTTGGCTGTGGACGTGACCAAAGAGGACCAGGTGAATCTTGCCGTTTCCGAAACGCACGAACGGTACGGCCGGATTGACATTCTGGTGAACAATGCCGCAAGAAATGTCCCCAAACCGGTTTGGGAAATGCCCACCGAAACCTGGCGATTCATTCTGGAGGTCTGCCTCACGAGCCAATTCTTCTTCATTCGCGCGGCCCTTCCGAACATGATCGAGCGGAAATCCGGCTGCATCATCAACGTCTCGTCGGGCGCCGCGTGGGTGCCGTTCAAGTGGGGCGATTCGGCGTACTCGGCGGCCAAGGCGGGCGTGCTTGCGCTCACCCGCGCCGTGGCCGCGGAAGTCGGACCCTACAATATCCGCGTGAATGCCATTGCGCCCGATCTCATCTGGAACGATCACCTGGCCAAAATTTACCCGCCCGAATATTTCGACGACCTGAAGAAAATGTCGGTTACCGGCAAGACGGGACGCCCCGAAGACATGGCCCGCATCGCGCTTTTCCTTGCCACGGATACCTATCTTACGGGTCAAGTCATCAACGGCTCCGGCGGTATCTACATGCACCCTTGA
- a CDS encoding DUF1446 domain-containing protein, with amino-acid sequence MKTVRLGAGSAFWGDALGPAVELVKKGNLQYIGFDHLAELTMAILQRQKRRDPKTGFIPDLIPWMETIVPLAAPNGVKVITNGGGANPEQAVEQILKLPAVAKSGWKVGMVLGDDVTDLVRTMHEQGHSFPNLETGERDIDGILPRMVAANAYLGSDGIVDLLAQGADLVVTGRNTDNSLFLAPLMYEFGWGHGRDTDRIAAGIVVGHVIECTCMCMGGASNFWGDVPQAWNIGFPIAEVTSDGEAVITKLHDAGGMVNEWTVKEHLVYEIHDPRAYVMADGVADLTTVRLSNDGKDRVRISQVRGRPRPEAYKVLVAYEDGFMGEAAVYFPWPDALAKAKRAEEVLRKRFEPWADRILDLRIDRLGVNGLLGETSPEPVDPNEIGVRVALRTRTQQDIEKIKREIVHLWTAGGVGAAIQAPTPSKPVVSLWPTLVPRENVPVRTVLKRAS; translated from the coding sequence ATGAAAACCGTCCGCCTTGGCGCGGGCTCGGCCTTTTGGGGCGATGCGCTCGGCCCGGCCGTCGAACTCGTGAAGAAGGGAAACCTTCAGTACATCGGATTCGATCACTTGGCCGAACTTACGATGGCGATCCTCCAGCGCCAGAAGCGCCGCGATCCGAAGACCGGGTTCATCCCGGATCTCATCCCCTGGATGGAAACGATCGTGCCCCTCGCGGCTCCCAATGGAGTAAAGGTGATCACAAACGGCGGCGGCGCGAATCCCGAACAAGCGGTTGAGCAGATCCTGAAACTGCCCGCCGTGGCGAAATCGGGCTGGAAGGTCGGCATGGTTCTGGGCGACGACGTGACCGATCTCGTCCGCACAATGCACGAGCAGGGTCACTCCTTCCCAAATCTCGAAACCGGCGAGCGTGACATCGATGGGATTCTTCCCCGCATGGTCGCCGCGAACGCCTATCTGGGCTCGGACGGCATCGTTGATCTGCTTGCGCAGGGTGCGGACTTGGTTGTTACGGGACGCAACACGGACAATTCGCTCTTCCTCGCGCCCCTCATGTACGAATTCGGGTGGGGCCACGGCCGCGATACGGACCGGATTGCGGCGGGCATCGTCGTCGGTCACGTCATCGAATGCACCTGTATGTGCATGGGCGGGGCGTCGAATTTCTGGGGCGACGTTCCCCAAGCTTGGAATATCGGATTCCCCATAGCGGAGGTAACAAGCGACGGCGAGGCCGTGATCACGAAACTCCACGATGCCGGAGGAATGGTGAACGAATGGACCGTGAAAGAACACCTCGTCTACGAAATCCACGATCCGCGGGCATATGTCATGGCAGACGGAGTGGCCGATCTGACGACCGTGAGACTGAGCAACGACGGCAAAGATCGCGTGCGTATCAGCCAAGTCAGGGGCAGGCCGCGACCGGAAGCGTACAAAGTGTTGGTTGCGTACGAAGACGGCTTTATGGGTGAAGCGGCCGTTTACTTCCCGTGGCCCGATGCTCTTGCAAAAGCGAAGCGGGCCGAAGAGGTCTTGAGAAAACGATTCGAACCGTGGGCCGACCGCATCCTGGATCTGCGCATCGACCGACTCGGTGTGAACGGCCTCTTGGGGGAAACTTCGCCCGAACCCGTGGATCCCAACGAGATCGGCGTGCGCGTGGCCCTCCGAACGAGGACTCAGCAGGACATTGAGAAAATCAAGCGGGAGATCGTCCACCTCTGGACGGCCGGCGGCGTCGGCGCGGCCATTCAAGCGCCCACCCCGTCGAAACCGGTCGTCTCACTCTGGCCCACGCTCGTCCCAAGGGAAAACGTGCCGGTGAGAACGGTGTTGAAGCGAGCCTCATGA
- the nhaR gene encoding transcriptional activator NhaR produces the protein MEWLNYHHLLYFWTVARLGSIARASEEIHLSPPTISGQIRALEKALGEKLFRKIGRGLILTDFGQLASRYAETIFSTGREFMETVRGRPPDRPLRFVVGIADVVPKWVAYRLLAPILHLPEAVQLVCREGKPDRLLADLAIHELDMVLTDAPVPPMIKVRAFNHLLAESMVSIFGAPAVAARYRRRFPQSLEAAPMLLPTENTSLRRSLEQWFHEEGIRPKTVGEFEDSALLKVFGQTGHGLFPAPVIIERDVRAQHGAIAVGRIPGVRERFYAVSVERRISHPAVQAISSSAKRNVVD, from the coding sequence ATGGAATGGCTCAACTACCACCACCTGCTCTATTTCTGGACGGTGGCACGCCTGGGGTCGATTGCCCGCGCGAGCGAAGAGATCCATCTGTCTCCACCCACGATCAGCGGCCAGATCCGCGCTTTGGAGAAAGCGTTGGGAGAAAAACTCTTCCGGAAGATAGGCCGGGGACTGATTCTGACCGATTTCGGGCAACTTGCGTCTCGCTATGCGGAAACGATTTTTTCGACGGGGAGGGAGTTCATGGAAACGGTCAGGGGACGGCCACCGGACCGACCGCTACGTTTCGTCGTGGGTATTGCGGATGTGGTGCCCAAATGGGTGGCCTATCGCTTGCTGGCGCCCATCCTACATCTCCCAGAGGCCGTACAACTGGTGTGTCGCGAAGGGAAACCGGACCGGCTTTTGGCGGACCTGGCCATTCATGAATTGGACATGGTTCTGACCGACGCGCCCGTCCCACCCATGATCAAGGTCCGGGCGTTCAACCACCTCCTGGCAGAGAGCATGGTTTCGATCTTCGGCGCACCCGCTGTCGCTGCCCGATACCGGCGGCGCTTCCCCCAGTCGCTCGAAGCCGCTCCCATGCTATTGCCGACCGAGAACACATCCTTGAGACGTTCGCTGGAACAGTGGTTCCACGAAGAGGGAATCCGGCCCAAGACCGTGGGCGAATTTGAAGACAGCGCCCTCTTGAAGGTGTTCGGACAGACCGGGCATGGCCTTTTCCCGGCGCCGGTCATCATCGAGAGGGACGTGCGCGCCCAGCACGGCGCCATCGCCGTGGGCCGAATTCCCGGAGTTCGCGAGCGGTTCTATGCCGTTTCCGTCGAGAGGAGAATCTCCCATCCCGCCGTCCAGGCCATCTCCTCTTCAGCCAAACGAAATGTGGTGGATTAG
- a CDS encoding HPF/RaiA family ribosome-associated protein, with amino-acid sequence MRLKVVGKGFKVTDKLRSHINLRLRFALGRYGPQINTVTVDVSRSVKPREQCPVRCRIRIRETQDRVLFAEGSEKDLYTAVAVAAEKAAWQVEQSALREREPLALNGRGPRVGFRNR; translated from the coding sequence ATGCGCCTGAAGGTAGTCGGCAAAGGTTTCAAGGTGACGGACAAGCTCCGGTCGCACATCAATCTCCGTCTTCGCTTCGCTCTAGGCCGCTACGGCCCGCAGATCAATACGGTGACGGTCGATGTCTCAAGATCGGTCAAGCCGCGCGAACAGTGCCCGGTCCGATGTCGCATCAGAATCCGGGAGACGCAGGATAGAGTCCTTTTCGCGGAGGGCTCCGAAAAGGATCTTTACACCGCGGTTGCGGTGGCCGCGGAAAAGGCGGCTTGGCAGGTGGAGCAGAGCGCGCTGCGGGAGCGGGAACCCCTTGCGTTGAACGGGCGCGGGCCCCGCGTCGGCTTCAGAAACCGATGA
- a CDS encoding carbonic anhydrase, which translates to MKERSGDPIPVRGRDDVLTDYRDTPVGDLLRHHNLCLHPKYSDRPRLFIAACMDYRISLRVPDRFAFFMRVPGANLRGHEFGLSSAVALFGIRAVCLIGHDDCAMENVSASREAFVSGLVKNGGWNEEEAARQFNRFRALNQTGGVTVFLRSETARLQALYPKVFFAALLYRVREDRLYQIPPESHKASA; encoded by the coding sequence ATGAAAGAAAGGTCCGGTGATCCTATCCCCGTGAGAGGGCGAGACGACGTTCTGACCGATTATCGGGATACACCGGTCGGTGACCTCCTCCGCCATCACAACCTCTGCCTGCATCCGAAATACTCGGACCGTCCGCGGCTTTTCATTGCGGCCTGCATGGACTATCGGATCTCGCTCCGGGTTCCGGATCGCTTCGCTTTTTTCATGCGCGTCCCGGGGGCCAACCTGCGGGGGCATGAGTTCGGTCTCTCCAGTGCCGTGGCCCTGTTCGGAATTCGCGCGGTCTGCCTTATTGGGCACGACGACTGCGCCATGGAGAATGTGTCGGCCTCGCGTGAGGCGTTCGTATCCGGTCTCGTCAAGAACGGGGGCTGGAACGAAGAGGAAGCAGCCCGGCAATTCAACCGGTTCCGCGCCTTGAATCAGACCGGCGGCGTAACGGTGTTTCTCCGAAGCGAAACAGCGCGCCTGCAAGCGCTCTATCCGAAAGTCTTCTTTGCCGCCCTGCTTTATCGGGTGCGTGAGGACCGGCTCTACCAGATTCCTCCCGAGTCCCACAAGGCATCCGCTTGA
- a CDS encoding TerC family protein, whose protein sequence is MESIGTPVFWVGFTISVLVLLILDLGVFHRKAHAVGFREALVWSVAWISLALLFNGWVYHGFGSEKGLEFLTGYLIELSLSVDNLFVFLVIFSYFSVPVSLQHRVLFWGILGAVVTRATFIFAGTALIQSFHAVIYVFGALLMFTGVKLLAQQEHEVHPERNPVLRLFRRWVPFVENYHGAKFVVSESGRRFATPLLAVLVVVEATDVFFAVDSIPAIFAITTDPFIVYTSNIFAILGLRSLFFLLAGMMGKFRYLRVGLALVLTFVGCKMVLQEVYKLPITISLAVVATLLAGSVAASLLRPPPVPVREPLRDRSREDSLSASPDSKERSEATQQPHDKTFRRPGADPHTLPTTVPGGGRSGAKGAAP, encoded by the coding sequence ATGGAATCGATTGGAACACCCGTCTTTTGGGTCGGATTCACAATCTCTGTTCTGGTCCTGTTGATTCTGGACCTCGGCGTCTTTCATCGAAAGGCCCACGCGGTCGGTTTTCGCGAGGCCCTGGTGTGGAGCGTCGCCTGGATTTCTCTCGCCCTGCTTTTTAACGGATGGGTCTATCACGGGTTCGGATCGGAGAAGGGGCTGGAGTTTCTCACGGGTTATCTCATCGAACTCTCGCTCTCCGTGGACAATCTTTTCGTTTTTCTCGTGATCTTCTCGTACTTTTCCGTTCCGGTCTCGTTGCAGCACCGGGTCCTCTTCTGGGGCATCCTGGGGGCGGTGGTGACGCGGGCGACGTTTATCTTCGCCGGAACGGCCCTCATCCAGTCCTTCCACGCGGTGATCTACGTGTTCGGGGCCTTGCTTATGTTTACGGGCGTCAAGCTATTGGCACAACAGGAGCACGAGGTTCACCCGGAACGCAATCCGGTCCTGCGCCTTTTTCGCCGATGGGTTCCGTTCGTCGAAAACTACCACGGGGCGAAGTTCGTCGTGTCGGAATCGGGCCGCCGCTTCGCCACCCCTCTCCTGGCGGTCCTCGTCGTCGTGGAGGCGACGGACGTGTTCTTCGCGGTGGACTCGATTCCCGCGATCTTCGCCATCACGACGGACCCGTTCATCGTGTATACGTCCAACATCTTCGCCATCCTCGGCCTTCGGTCCCTCTTTTTCCTCTTGGCGGGCATGATGGGAAAATTCAGATACCTCCGGGTGGGGCTGGCCCTTGTCCTCACGTTTGTCGGATGCAAAATGGTGCTTCAGGAAGTTTACAAACTCCCCATCACGATCTCCCTTGCCGTTGTCGCAACGCTCCTGGCGGGTTCGGTCGCGGCCTCCCTTCTCCGTCCTCCCCCCGTTCCCGTCCGGGAGCCGTTGCGAGACCGTTCTCGCGAAGATTCTCTCTCGGCGTCGCCGGATTCCAAGGAGCGATCGGAGGCGACGCAACAACCCCATGACAAAACCTTTCGTCGTCCCGGTGCCGATCCTCATACCCTCCCGACCACCGTCCCCGGAGGGGGCCGAAGCGGAGCGAAGGGGGCGGCTCCATGA
- a CDS encoding phosphoribosylaminoimidazolesuccinocarboxamide synthase → MNAHSLAIDLPDPAGALLSTDFQNIKPLRRGKVRDIYGAGRNLLIVATDRISAFDVVLPTGIPDKGAILTQISAFWFRELARIVPNHLISTEVADFPRPFHPHEDALGKRSMLVRRAKPLPIECIARGYLSGSGWTEYRECGTVCGMRLPKGLRESDRLPDPIFTPSTKAEKGHDVNISFEEACRILKDKGVARRVRRISLDLYAAASEHAARRGIIIADTKFEFGWCGDELTLIDEVLTPDSSRFWPWDGYEPGQPQESFDKQFVRDYLVGLRWDKTHPGPDLTQEIVEKTRQRYGEALRKLTSKGR, encoded by the coding sequence ATGAACGCTCATTCACTCGCGATAGACCTCCCCGATCCGGCCGGTGCACTCCTCTCAACGGATTTCCAGAACATCAAGCCCCTTCGCCGGGGCAAGGTGAGGGACATCTATGGGGCGGGGAGAAACTTGCTCATCGTGGCAACGGACCGGATCTCGGCCTTCGACGTGGTCCTGCCGACCGGCATTCCCGACAAGGGGGCGATCCTGACTCAAATATCGGCCTTCTGGTTCCGCGAGCTCGCGCGGATCGTGCCGAACCATCTCATCAGCACGGAGGTGGCCGATTTTCCCAGGCCCTTTCATCCGCACGAAGACGCGCTGGGGAAACGCAGCATGCTCGTGCGCCGCGCGAAGCCGCTGCCGATCGAGTGCATCGCTCGGGGGTATCTGTCGGGGTCGGGGTGGACGGAGTACCGGGAGTGTGGCACCGTGTGCGGGATGCGACTTCCGAAGGGCCTACGCGAGTCGGACAGACTTCCCGATCCCATTTTCACGCCGTCGACCAAGGCCGAGAAGGGGCACGACGTGAACATCTCCTTTGAAGAAGCCTGCCGGATCTTGAAGGACAAGGGCGTGGCTCGTCGCGTGCGCCGAATCAGCCTCGACCTGTATGCGGCGGCCTCAGAGCACGCGGCCCGCCGAGGGATCATCATCGCCGATACGAAGTTCGAATTCGGCTGGTGCGGAGATGAATTGACCCTGATCGATGAGGTTCTCACGCCCGACTCCTCCCGTTTCTGGCCGTGGGACGGGTACGAGCCGGGTCAACCCCAGGAAAGCTTCGACAAGCAGTTCGTCCGGGATTACTTGGTCGGTCTCCGGTGGGACAAAACGCATCCCGGCCCGGACCTTACCCAGGAAATCGTTGAAAAGACTCGGCAGAGATATGGGGAGGCTTTGAGGAAACTCACTTCGAAGGGCCGCTAA
- a CDS encoding zf-TFIIB domain-containing protein: MKPSEAENEYFTRIELERLRRAEEEKQKTLSEEERHKLKEIHFMCCPKCGMKLVEIRYKGVEIDECSHCEGVWLDAGELVKMLAEEKKRKIPLLSLFTAKAHPHKESARKSGSKH, from the coding sequence GTGAAACCCAGCGAAGCGGAAAACGAATACTTCACGCGGATCGAGCTCGAGCGGTTGAGACGCGCGGAAGAGGAAAAGCAGAAGACCCTCTCCGAAGAGGAGCGACACAAACTGAAAGAAATCCACTTCATGTGCTGCCCGAAATGCGGGATGAAATTGGTGGAGATCCGTTACAAGGGTGTCGAGATCGACGAATGCTCGCACTGCGAGGGAGTGTGGCTTGACGCCGGAGAACTGGTGAAAATGTTGGCAGAGGAGAAAAAGCGAAAGATCCCCCTGTTGTCTCTCTTTACGGCGAAAGCCCACCCGCACAAGGAATCAGCCCGGAAGTCGGGATCGAAACACTAA
- a CDS encoding prohibitin family protein, translating into MDDSDIDAAKDAVRSAMKKGPLRSALIVGAILVGFLFFAPWVQVGPGERGIVLNFGAVQDTVLSEGLHFRVPVMQRVAMMDVKVQKAVTDSASASADLQDVTMSVALNYHVLPDKANVVYQTIGVQFKERIIDPAIQEVMKAVSARYSAEELIAKRPAVSEAMRGALSERLLAYNIAVDAFSIVSFSFSRIFTEAIESKQTAEQLALKAKRDLERIKIEAEQKITAARAEAESLRLQRANISEDLIELRKIEANLKAIEKWNGILPQVTGGGAVPFIGVGDVPKR; encoded by the coding sequence ATGGACGATAGTGATATCGACGCGGCCAAAGATGCCGTGCGGTCTGCCATGAAGAAAGGCCCTTTGAGGTCGGCTCTGATTGTTGGAGCCATACTGGTGGGTTTCCTGTTTTTTGCGCCATGGGTTCAGGTGGGTCCGGGTGAAAGAGGGATTGTCCTCAATTTTGGCGCCGTTCAGGATACGGTGTTGAGTGAAGGACTCCATTTCAGGGTGCCTGTCATGCAGAGGGTGGCCATGATGGATGTCAAGGTGCAGAAGGCCGTGACGGATTCCGCATCGGCCTCGGCTGATCTTCAGGATGTGACGATGTCGGTTGCGCTCAACTATCATGTCCTGCCTGACAAGGCCAATGTGGTCTACCAAACCATCGGGGTGCAATTCAAGGAGCGTATCATAGACCCTGCCATACAAGAGGTGATGAAAGCCGTGTCGGCCAGATACTCGGCGGAAGAACTTATTGCCAAGAGGCCGGCCGTAAGCGAGGCCATGAGAGGGGCCCTTTCTGAAAGACTCCTGGCGTACAATATAGCCGTGGATGCGTTTTCCATCGTCTCGTTCAGTTTCTCGCGGATATTTACGGAGGCTATTGAGTCCAAGCAGACGGCGGAACAGCTTGCGTTAAAGGCAAAAAGAGACTTGGAAAGGATAAAGATTGAGGCGGAGCAGAAGATTACGGCGGCAAGGGCAGAGGCGGAGTCGTTGAGATTGCAGAGGGCGAATATTTCGGAAGACCTGATCGAGCTGAGAAAGATTGAGGCCAATCTCAAGGCCATAGAGAAATGGAACGGAATTCTCCCGCAGGTCACAGGCGGCGGCGCGGTGCCGTTTATCGGCGTGGGTGATGTGCCGAAAAGGTAG
- a CDS encoding thioredoxin domain-containing protein has translation MSKLRADYINKGKVVFSYRQYPLPFHPHAQKAAEASVCAGDQGKFWEMHDAIFQDIQKIEVPALKERAKKIGLKQSKFDSCVDSGKLKEAVEKDASDGAAVGIRGTPGFVVGKVDHKNKTVTGKIISGAYPYQTFKDQIEESLKAID, from the coding sequence TTGAGCAAGCTCAGAGCGGACTACATCAACAAGGGCAAAGTGGTTTTCTCGTATCGTCAATATCCTCTTCCCTTCCATCCCCACGCTCAGAAAGCGGCGGAAGCCAGCGTCTGCGCGGGCGACCAGGGCAAGTTCTGGGAAATGCACGACGCGATCTTCCAGGACATCCAGAAGATTGAAGTGCCCGCCCTGAAGGAAAGGGCCAAGAAGATCGGACTGAAGCAATCCAAGTTCGATTCCTGCGTGGATTCCGGAAAACTCAAGGAGGCGGTGGAGAAGGATGCGAGCGATGGCGCTGCCGTGGGCATCCGTGGTACGCCCGGGTTCGTCGTCGGCAAAGTGGATCACAAGAACAAGACCGTCACCGGGAAGATCATCTCCGGCGCGTATCCCTATCAGACCTTCAAGGACCAGATCGAGGAGAGCCTCAAAGCGATTGACTGA
- the dnaK gene encoding molecular chaperone DnaK, protein MAQAQAKIIGIDLGTTNSVVAIMEGGEPLVIANEEGSRLTPSVVGFGKDGEVMVGQIAKRQSVTNPENTVYSIKRFMGRRYEEVNEEMKMVPYRVLKEGDIVKVDVSGKKYSPPEISAHVLMKLKRAAENHLGHPVTDAVVTVPAYFNDAQRKATQDAGKIAGLNVRRIINEPTAAALAYGLDKKKDQLIAVYDFGGGTFDISILEVGDNVVEVKATNGDTHLGGDNIDQRIIEWQIAEFKKESGIDLSKDRMALQRLREAAEKAKIELSSVKETEINLPFVTADANGPKHLFLKLTRAKLESLVGDLVERSLGPLKQALKDAGVKPSDVHEVVMVGGQTRMPKIQEVVKEFFGREPHKGVNPDEVVAVGAAVQGGVLRGEVKDILLLDVTPLSLGVETLGGVMTTLIQRNTTIPTRKSEVFTTAADSQTSVEVHVLQGERPMAKDNRTLGRFHLVGLPPAPRGVPQVEVTFDIDANGVINASAIDKATGKEQKITITSSSGLSEKDVEKMVKEAESFREEDAQRREVVDARNQLDSLVYSTEKLLNDNKDKIPEKEAKAIEEALKEAREASTGEDLKAVKKATEQLTQATHKLSEVLYKQASGPTGAPEAEKGNGAGKAEEAEVVDAEVEDSK, encoded by the coding sequence ATGGCGCAGGCACAAGCGAAAATTATCGGCATCGATTTGGGCACCACCAACAGCGTGGTGGCCATCATGGAGGGCGGCGAACCCCTGGTGATTGCCAACGAAGAGGGAAGCCGGCTGACTCCCTCCGTTGTCGGATTCGGCAAAGACGGAGAAGTCATGGTGGGCCAGATCGCCAAGCGCCAGTCCGTGACCAATCCCGAGAATACCGTCTACTCGATCAAACGCTTCATGGGTCGGCGATACGAGGAAGTCAATGAAGAGATGAAGATGGTTCCGTATCGCGTGCTCAAGGAAGGGGACATCGTGAAAGTGGACGTCAGCGGCAAGAAATACTCGCCGCCGGAAATCTCGGCGCACGTTCTGATGAAGCTCAAGCGGGCGGCGGAGAACCATCTCGGCCATCCGGTGACCGATGCCGTTGTCACCGTCCCCGCTTATTTCAACGATGCGCAGCGAAAGGCGACGCAGGACGCGGGCAAGATCGCGGGACTGAATGTGCGCCGGATCATCAACGAGCCGACGGCCGCTGCGCTGGCCTATGGCCTGGACAAGAAGAAGGATCAACTCATTGCGGTGTACGATTTCGGCGGCGGCACGTTCGACATCTCGATCCTCGAAGTGGGCGACAACGTGGTGGAAGTGAAGGCCACCAACGGCGATACCCACCTGGGTGGCGACAACATCGACCAGCGGATCATTGAGTGGCAAATCGCGGAGTTCAAGAAAGAATCCGGGATCGACCTTTCAAAGGATCGCATGGCGCTCCAGCGGCTGCGCGAAGCCGCCGAGAAGGCCAAGATCGAGCTCTCCAGCGTCAAGGAAACGGAAATCAATCTCCCCTTCGTCACGGCGGACGCGAACGGGCCGAAACATCTCTTCTTGAAACTGACGAGGGCCAAGCTTGAAAGCCTCGTCGGCGACCTCGTCGAGCGAAGCCTCGGCCCCCTCAAGCAGGCGCTCAAGGATGCCGGCGTGAAACCGTCCGACGTTCACGAGGTCGTCATGGTGGGCGGCCAGACCCGCATGCCGAAAATCCAGGAGGTGGTGAAGGAGTTCTTCGGGCGCGAACCTCACAAGGGCGTGAACCCGGATGAAGTCGTGGCCGTGGGCGCGGCGGTTCAGGGCGGCGTTCTCCGCGGCGAGGTGAAGGATATCCTCCTGCTGGACGTGACTCCGCTCTCGCTCGGTGTCGAAACGCTCGGCGGCGTGATGACCACGCTGATCCAACGGAACACGACCATCCCGACGCGAAAGAGCGAAGTCTTCACCACGGCGGCCGACAGCCAGACGTCCGTTGAGGTCCACGTCCTCCAGGGCGAACGCCCGATGGCGAAGGACAACCGGACGCTCGGCCGGTTCCATCTCGTGGGCCTGCCTCCCGCACCCCGCGGCGTTCCGCAAGTGGAGGTGACGTTCGACATCGATGCCAATGGCGTCATCAACGCCTCCGCCATCGACAAGGCCACGGGCAAGGAGCAAAAAATCACCATCACGTCATCGAGCGGTCTCAGCGAAAAGGATGTGGAGAAGATGGTGAAGGAGGCGGAATCGTTCCGCGAAGAGGACGCCCAGCGGCGCGAGGTGGTGGATGCGCGGAATCAGCTCGATTCCCTCGTCTACTCCACCGAGAAGCTCCTGAACGACAACAAGGACAAGATTCCCGAAAAGGAAGCCAAGGCTATCGAGGAGGCCCTCAAGGAAGCAAGGGAAGCGTCGACCGGCGAAGACTTGAAAGCGGTCAAGAAGGCCACGGAGCAACTGACTCAGGCCACACACAAGCTCTCCGAAGTCCTGTACAAGCAGGCGTCCGGCCCCACCGGCGCGCCGGAGGCGGAAAAAGGCAACGGCGCCGGCAAGGCCGAGGAGGCGGAGGTCGTGGACGCGGAAGTCGAGGATTCGAAGTAG
- a CDS encoding J domain-containing protein: protein MGKDYYKTLGVSHNASTDDLKKAYKRLAKKYHPDLNPGDRSAESKFKDISEAYAVLGNAEKRRQYDHVGPSGFHFDPREYRTTGGGVQFDLGGFDLGDLFDGIFGGRGGRGRGGSADPRDGSFRRPRSGAEWGGFGQQQMPHGGDLEYTLELEFDQAIEGYTAGINVNGEIIKVKIPAGVDNGSRVRVRQKGAVSPFGGPRGDLYIRVLVRPHPLFERKGKDLHVELPVTFPEAALGATVEVPSLHDRTKIKIPPGTSSGKVFRISGKGVRVTNGDGPGDLYVKVKIVVPKDLKGRAKDLVEQLGEELSENPRSSF, encoded by the coding sequence ATGGGCAAGGACTACTACAAGACCCTGGGCGTCTCGCACAACGCGTCGACGGACGATCTGAAGAAAGCCTACAAGCGGCTGGCGAAGAAGTATCACCCCGACTTGAATCCGGGCGATAGATCGGCCGAATCGAAGTTCAAGGACATCAGTGAGGCGTACGCCGTTCTGGGGAACGCGGAGAAACGCCGCCAGTACGATCACGTCGGCCCGTCCGGCTTTCATTTCGATCCGCGCGAGTACCGGACAACGGGGGGCGGCGTTCAATTCGATCTCGGCGGGTTCGATCTCGGCGACTTGTTCGACGGTATCTTCGGCGGGCGCGGCGGGCGGGGTCGCGGCGGCAGCGCGGATCCCCGTGACGGATCCTTCCGCCGTCCGCGGAGCGGAGCGGAGTGGGGCGGGTTTGGTCAGCAACAGATGCCGCACGGCGGCGATCTGGAATATACGCTGGAGCTTGAATTCGATCAGGCCATCGAAGGCTACACCGCGGGCATCAACGTGAACGGTGAGATCATCAAGGTCAAGATCCCTGCAGGAGTGGACAACGGGTCCAGGGTCCGGGTTCGTCAAAAGGGAGCCGTCAGCCCGTTCGGCGGGCCTCGGGGCGATCTCTATATCCGGGTGCTGGTCCGCCCTCACCCCCTGTTCGAGCGAAAAGGAAAAGATTTGCACGTGGAATTGCCCGTGACGTTTCCGGAGGCTGCCCTGGGCGCCACGGTGGAGGTGCCTTCATTGCACGACCGGACGAAAATCAAGATTCCGCCCGGCACGTCGAGCGGCAAGGTCTTCCGGATCTCCGGGAAGGGCGTGCGGGTGACCAATGGTGACGGTCCGGGCGACCTGTATGTCAAAGTGAAAATCGTGGTTCCGAAGGATCTGAAAGGCCGGGCGAAAGACCTCGTGGAGCAGCTCGGAGAGGAGCTTTCCGAAAATCCCAGATCGAGTTTCTAA